The following proteins come from a genomic window of Miscanthus floridulus cultivar M001 chromosome 2, ASM1932011v1, whole genome shotgun sequence:
- the LOC136520940 gene encoding very-long-chain aldehyde decarbonylase GL1-5 has translation MATNPGLFTEWPWKKLGNFKYLLVAPWVAHGVYLAATKGWKAADLGYMAIFPSLLLRMLHNQVWITVSRLQNARSRRQIVDRGIEFEQVDRERNWDDQILLSGILLYLGSMYLPGGQHLPLWRTDGAVLIALLHAGPVELIYYWFHRALHHHFLYTRYHSHHHASIVTEPITSVIHPFAELVAYELLFGIPLIVCALNGTASILAFEIYVIYIDFMNNMGHCNFELVPNWLFKWFPPLKYLMYTPSFHSLHHTQFRTNYSLFMPFYDYIYNTMDKSSDTLYEKSLKGKEETVDVVHLTHLTSLHSIYHMRPGFAEYASRPYAPKWYVRMMWPMSWLSMVLTWTYGSSFTLERNVMKKLKMQSWAIPRYSFHYGLTWEKEAINSLVEKAICEADKKGAKVVSLGLLNQAHDLNGNGELYLQKYPKLGVRLVDGTSLAAAVVMNSVPQGTDQVVLAGNISKVARAVAAALCRKNIKVVMTNKQDYHFLKPNMAEDAAENLLFSKTVTAKVWLIGEGLDASEQFKAQKGTQFIPYSQFPPTMARKDTCTYSITPAMSVPKTLQNVHSCENWLPRRVMSAWRIAGMVHALEGWNEHECGDIVLDMEKVWSGALLHGFHPVAQV, from the exons ATGGCGACGAACCCCGGCCTCTTCACCGAGTGGCCATGGAAGAAGCTCGGCAACTTCAAG TACCTGTTGGTGGCGCCGTGGGTGGCGCACGGCGTCTACCTCGCGGCGACCAAGGGGTGGAAGGCGGCCGACCTGGGGTACATGGCCATCTTCCCGTCGCTGCTCCTCCGGATGCTGCACAACCAGGTGTGGATCACCGTGTCCCGGCTCCAGAACGCGCGCAGCCGGCGGCAGATCGTGGACCGGGGCATCGAGTTCGAGCAGGTGGACCGCGAGCGCAACTGGGACGACCAGATCCTCCTCAGCGGCATCCTCCTGTACCTGGGCTCCATGTACCTGCCCGGCGGGCAGCACCTGCCGCTGTGGCGCACGGACGGCGCCGTGCTCATCGCGCTGCTGCACGCCGGCCCCGTGGAGCTCATCTACTACTGGTTCCACCGCGCGCTGCACCACCACTTCCTCTACACCCGCTACCACTCCCACCACCACGCCTCCATCGTCACCGAGCCAATCACCT CTGTCATCCATCCATTTGCTGAGCTCGTGGCATATGAACTACTGTTCGGGATCCCATTGATTGTGTGCGCCTTGAATGGAACTGCTTCCATTCTTGCATTTGAGATCTACGTGATCTACATCGACTTCATGAACAACATGGGTCACTGCAACTTTGAATTGGTACCCAATTGGCTCTTCAAATGGTTCCCTCCTCTCAAGTATCTCATGTACACACCCTC GTTTCATTCTCTTCACCACACTCAGTTCAGGACAAACTACTCCCTGTTCATGCCATTCTATGACTACATATATAACACCATGGACAAGTCATCAGATACGTTGTATGAGAAGTCACTCAAGGGCAAAGAAGAAACAGTAGATGTGGTTCATCTTACCCATCTTACTAGCCTGCACTCCATCTATCATATGAGGCCCGGGTTTGCAGAATACGCTTCTAGACCTTACGCTCCCAAGTGGTATGTGCGGATGATGTGGCCCATGTCATGGCTTTCCATGGTTctgacatggacatatggttCTTCATTTACTCTTGAGAGGAACGTCATGAAGAAACTCAAAATGCAATCATGGGCCATCCCAAGATACAGTTTCCAT TATGGATTGACTTGGGAGAAGGAAGCAATCAATAGCCTGGTTGAGAAGGCGATATGTGAAGCTGACAAGAAAGGAGCTAAAGTTGTTAGCCTCGGACTCCTTAATCAG GCACATGACCTCAATGGAAATGGAGAACTTTATCTTCAGAAGTACCCAAAGTTGGGGGTCAGACTAGTAGATGGCACCAGCTTAGCTGCTGCAGTGGTTATGAATAGTGTTCCTCAAGGCACAGATCAAGTTGTTCTCGCAGGAAATATTTCAAAAGTTGCTCGTGCTGTTGCTGCAGCATTGTGTAGGAAGAATATCAag GTAGTAATGACCAACAAGCAGGATTATCATTTCCTTAAGCCCAACATGGCAGAAGATGCAGCTGAGAACCTTTTGTTTTCAAAGACAGTTACTGCAAAG GTGTGGTTAATTGGGGAAGGTCTAGATGCTTCTGAGCAGTTTAAGGCACAGAAAGGGACCCAGTTTATCCCATATTCACAGTTTCCACCAACAATGGCACGCAAGGACACCTGCACCTACTCGATAACTCCTGCAATGTCTGTGCCTAAAACACTACAGAATGTGCACTCCTGTGAG AATTGGCTGCCAAGGAGGGTCATGAGTGCATGGCGCATTGCTGGAATGGTTCATGCATTGGAGGGATGGAACGAGCATGAGTGTGGGGACATCGTGCTAGACATGGAGAAAGTGTGGTCTGGTGCTCTTCTGCATGGATTCCACCCTGTGGCTCAAGTTTGA